One genomic segment of Musa acuminata AAA Group cultivar baxijiao chromosome BXJ3-3, Cavendish_Baxijiao_AAA, whole genome shotgun sequence includes these proteins:
- the LOC135633044 gene encoding putative mannan endo-1,4-beta-mannosidase 9: MHTEVLVHGLLLWTLLASRDSRAHGDTGFVRTNMTHFLVNRRPFSLNGFNAYWLMYVASFPEEGRSMVSSAFQEASTHGLTLARTWAFRDGGYKPLQRSPGVYDEDMFQGLDFVISEAKKYGIYLVLSLVNNFESFGGRTQYIQWARDEGRHLSSDDDFYRDEVVKSYYKNHVRAILTRVNTITGVAYKDEAAIFAWELVNEPRCETDPSGRTLQAWIEEMAAQVKSIDSNHLLEVGLEGFYGETIPERKKINLGYEMGTDFISNNQVQGVDFATIHAYPDMWMPGSTEQTQLAFLQSWIQSHVEDADAVLRKPLLISEFGKSSRLSNRTGDVKATLYTTVYDAIYASARGGGACRGGIFWNLLLGVQEMEGLRDGYEVIFSESPSLGQIISNQSHRISNLNGGSETEKKPRPALPSGNQWSISKRDRLLVSSIRILLFLFHFLLI, encoded by the exons ATGCATACGGAAGTCCTCGTCCACGGCTTGCTTCTGTGGACACTTTTGGCTTCTCGAGATAGCAGAGCTCATGGTGACACGGGTTTCGTGCGGACCAACATGACTCATTTCCTCGTGAACCGCCGCCCGTTCAGCTTGAACGGATTCAATGCTTACTGGTTGATGTACGTGGCGTCGTTCCCGGAGGAGGGACGGAGCATGGTTTCTTCTGCGTTCCAGGAGGCTTCTACCCATGGGCTCACACTGGCCAGGACTTGGGCTTTCCGGGACGGTGGATACAAACCCCTGCAGCGTTCTCCCGGCGTCTACGACGAGGACATGTTCCAG GGTTTGGATTTCGTGATTTCGGAGGCCAAGAAGTATGGGATCTATCTGGTACTGAGTTTGGTCAACAACTTTGAGAGCTTCGGGGGTAGAACGCAGTATATCCAGTGGGCGAGAGACGAGGGGCGTCACCTCAGCTCTGACGATGACTTCTACAGAGACGAAGTCGTCAAGAGTTACTACAAGAACCATGTCAGG GCAATACTAACCAGAGTTAACACCATAACCGGAGTAGCCTATAAGGACGAGGCCGCCATTTTTGCATGGGAACTCGTCAACGAGCCGCGCTGCGAAACCGATCCCTCTGGCCGGACATTGCAG GCTTGGATCGAGGAGATGGCTGCTCAGGTGAAGTCCATCGACAGCAACCATTTGCTGGAAGTCGGGCTCGAAGGGTTCTACGGGGAGACGATTCCCGAGAGGAAAAAGATCAACCTTGGTTACGAAATGGGTACCGACTTCATAAGCAATAATCAAGTCCAAGGAGTTGACTTTGCCACCATCCACGCCTACCCTGATATGTG GATGCCGGGATCAACCGAGCAGACGCAATTGGCTTTCCTCCAGTCTTGGATTCAGTCGCACGTCGAGGACGCCGACGCGGTTCTGCGAAAGCCGCTGCTGATATCGGAGTTCGGCAAATCCTCGAGGCTGTCGAACCGCACGGGGGACGTTAAGGCCACCTTGTACACCACCGTGTACGACGCGATCTACGCGTCGGCCCGCGGCGGAGGCGCCTGCCGAGGCGGGATCTTCTGGAACCTGTTGTTGGGCGTGCAGGAAATGGAGGGGCTAAGAGATGGCTACGAAGTCATCTTCTCCGAGAGCCCTTCTCTGGGGCAGATCATCTCGAATCAGTCCCACCGCATCTCCAACCTCAACGGTGGCAGCGAGACCGAGAAGAAACCGAGACCTGCACTGCCAAGTGGCAATCAGTGGTCTATATCGAAGAGAGATCGTCTTCTTGTTTCATCCATTCGAATTCTTTTGTTCTTATTCCACTTCCTATTAATTTGA
- the LOC135632914 gene encoding protein LEAD-SENSITIVE 1-like yields the protein MEPSLASRGDRGGASTGVFSNRNEREQLVPGDHIYSWRSACIYAHHGIYVGDGMVIHYTGAAGQEIGRGTFVNRIFSISSSPWKNSTPVCERCGVDQSRQNGVTKSCLDCFLAGFNLCLFRYSVTPAFFITQARGGTCTLAVSDPPEVVLHRAQYLLGNNGFSTYSLFNNNCEDFAMYCKTGLLVDASSGGATRSGQISSLAAAMTLVASSPLGFLATGGGGLVVTGAMYSISRYLSI from the exons ATGGAACCTAGCCTCGCTTCAAGGGGAGATAGAGGAGGAGCCAGCACAGGGGTTTTCTCCAACAGGAACGAGAGGGAGCAGCTGGTTCCCGGCGATCACATCTATTCATGGAGATCCGCCTGCATCTACGCCCATCATG GGATATATGTGGGGGATGGCATGGTGATTCACTACACAGGCGCAGCAGGACAGGAAATTGGAAGAGGAACTTTTGTAAACCGAAttttctccatctcctcctctccATGGAAGAATTCCACACCTGTTTGTGAAAGGTGTGGTGTTGATCAGAGCAGACAAAATGGAGTAACCAAATCATGCCTTGACTGCTTTCTTGCTGGATTTAATCTCTGCCTCTTTCGTTACTCCGTAACTCCAGCTTTCTTCATCACTCAAGCCCGTGGGGGAACCTGCACGCTTGCAGTTTCAGATCCCCCTGAAGTCGTCCTCCATCGAGCACAATATCTCCTCGGTAACAATGGATTCAGCACGTATAGCTTGTTCAACAACAACTGTGAGGACTTTGCCATGTATTGCAAAACCGGGCTGCTGGTGGATGCATCTTCCGGTGGCGCCACACGAAGTGGGCAAATATCATCCCTTGCCGCTGCAATGACTCTGGTTGCATCATCTCCTCTTGGGTTCTTGGCAACAGGCGGCGGTGGCCTGGTGGTGACGGGTGCCATGTACAGTATCAGTCGGTATCTATCTATCTGA
- the LOC135632428 gene encoding NAC domain-containing protein 43-like produces the protein MSISVNGQSCVPPGFRFHPTEEELLNYYLRKKVTSEKIDLDVIRDVDLNKLEPWDIQEKCRIGSTPQNDWYFFSHKDKKYPTGTRTNRATAAGFWKATGRDKVIYSSVKRIGMRKTLVFYKGRAPHGQKSDWIMHEYRLDDHSDLLSQSNTSSAMGEATNQEDGWVVCRVFKKKNHHKSIGSPNNSCSVTSDAKTQLLHHPGSGDDALDQILQYMGRSCKRESHGTSINDVNPNNANRHLRPIETVFACGLQEMFMKLPGLQSPSVPSLPDTFPLDHSCDNQTSYGSSAVLHAGASSGNGYCADPAVGDWAAFDRLLASQLNGPFEEPKPLPCCDDPCFTFHSSAGYHHGGGGGGSGDGDLWSMTRTTSSQSDRISHVSM, from the exons ATGAGCATCTCTGTGAATGGCCAGTCCTGCGTCCCCCCGGGCTTCCGCTTTCACCCCACCGAGGAGGAGCTGCTCAACTACTACCTGCGGAAGAAGGTCACCTCCGAGAAGATCGACCTGGACGTTATCCGCGACGTCGATCTCAACAAGCTCGAGCCCTGGGACATCCAAG AGAAGTGCAGGATCGGTTCGACTCCGCAGAACGACTGGTACTTCTTCAGCCACAAGGACAAGAAGTACCCGACGGGGACTCGAACCAACCGAGCCACGGCCGCTGGGTTCTGGAAAGCCACCGGCCGTGACAAGGTCATCTACTCCAGCGTCAAGCGTATCGGGATGAGGAAGACGCTCGTGTTCTACAAAGGTCGCGCCCCTCACGGCCAGAAGTCGGATTGGATCATGCACGAGTACCGGCTCGATGACCACTCCGACCTCCTCTCTCAATCCAAC ACCTCGAGCGCCATGGGAGAAGCGACAAACCAGGAAGACGGGTGGGTGGTCTGCcgggtgttcaagaagaagaaccACCACAAGAGCATCGGCAGCCCGAACAACTCCTGCTCCGTCACCAGCGACGCCAAGACCCAGCTGCTGCACCACCCGGGCAGCGGCGACGACGCATTGGACCAAATCCTCCAGTACATGGGCAGATCGTGCAAGCGGGAAAGCCATGGGACGAGCATCAACGACGTGAACCCGAACAACGCCAACCGTCATCTCAGGCCGATCGAGACCGTCTTCGCTTGCGGCCTGCAGGAGATGTTCATGAAGCTGCCGGGTCTCCAGAGCCCGTCCGTCCCGTCGCTCCCCGATACCTTCCCTCTCGACCACTCTTGCGACAACCAAACAAGCTACGGCTCGTCGGCGGTGCTGCACGCGGGCGCGAGCTCGGGCAATGGCTACTGTGCGGATCCAGCCGTCGGGGACTGGGCTGCATTCGACCGCCTACTCGCCTCCCAACTCAACGGCCCATTCGAGGAGCCGAAGCCGCTGCCCTGCTGCGACGACCCCTGCTTCACCTTCCACTCGTCAGCCGGTTACCaccatggcggcggcggcggcggcagtggcGACGGCGATCTCTGGAGCATGACGCGGACGACTTCGTCCCAGTCGGACCGCATCAGCCACGTGTCTATGTAA
- the LOC135632290 gene encoding protein CANDIDATE G-PROTEIN COUPLED RECEPTOR 7-like has protein sequence MAMEAKALVLAMMIMLSWIWAVRAEIREMEVWSDARSIIPFDEFGFTRWGGLELNVTGIAFSSALESTAAAAGDMDLSQLGFFLCTRDAWLHVLRQLQDLDITCALQSDLVRVVYSFDRLLPPPNPSGVAVARASTFRLALNLTDSPGQFTLVFANCLPQLRVSMSVRSAMFNRPDPFDPSRRAYLSAGAAALPLVYSLLFFAYAALATIWAAVLLRRRRATFGIHYFMLAVVVLKAFNLLCEAEDKSYIERTGSAHGWDVLFYIFSFLKGISLFTLIVLIGTGWSFLKPYLQDREKKVLMAVIPLQVVANIAQVAIDESGPYARDWITWKQVFLLVDVICCCAVLFPIVWSIKNLREAARTDGKAAVNLMKLTLFRQYYVVVICYIYFTRVVVYALVTITSYRYLWTSVLAGELATLAFYIFTGFRFRPEAHNPYLAIDDDDEEEAAAEALRLDDEFEL, from the coding sequence ATGGCGATGGAGGCGAAAGCATTGGTGTTGGCGATGATGATCATGTTGTCATGGATTTGGGCGGTGAGGGCTGAGATCCGGGAGATGGAGGTGTGGTCGGACGCGCGGTCCATCATCCCTTTCGACGAGTTCGGGTTTACCCGGTGGGGCGGCCTGGAGCTCAATGTCACCGGCATCGCCTTCTCTTCCGCATTGGAATCGACGGCGGCGGCCGCGGGCGACATGGACTTGTCGCAGCTCGGATTCTTCCTCTGCACCCGGGACGCCTGGCTGCACGTCCTCCGCCAGTTGCAGGACCTCGACATCACCTGCGCCCTCCAGTCCGACCTCGTCCGCGTCGTCTATTCCTTCGATCGCCTCCTCCCCCCGCCCAACCCCTCCGGCGTTGCCGTCGCCCGCGCCTCCACATTCCGCCTCGCCCTTAACCTCACCGACAGCCCCGGCCAGTTCACCCTTGTCTTCGCCAACTGCCTCCCCCAGCTCCGCGTCTCCATGTCCGTCCGCTCCGCCATGTTCAACCGCCCCGACCCCTTCGATCCCTCCCGTCGCGCCTATCTCTCCGCCGGCGCCGCCGCCCTGCCCCTCGTCTACTCCCTCCTTTTCTTCGCCTACGCTGCCCTGGCCACCATCTGGGCCGCCGTCCTCCTCCGCAGGCGCCGCGCCACCTTCGGCATTCACTACTTCATGCTCGCTGTCGTCGTCCTCAAGGCCTTCAACCTCCTCTGCGAGGCCGAGGACAAGTCCTACATAGAGCGCACCGGCTCTGCTCACGGCTGGGACGTCCTCTTCTACATCTTCAGCTTTCTCAAGGGGATCTCCCTCTTCACCCTCATCGTCCTCATCGGCACCGGCTGGTCCTTCCTCAAGCCCTACCTCCAGGACCGCGAGAAAAAGGTGCTCATGGCCGTCATCCCCCTCCAGGTCGTCGCCAACATAGCCCAGGTCGCCATCGACGAATCGGGACCCTACGCCCGCGACTGGATCACCTGGAAGCAGGTCTTCCTACTCGTCGACGTTATCTGCTGCTGCGCCGTCCTCTTCCCCATCGTCTGGTCCATCAAGAACCTACGAGAGGCCGCCAGGACTGACGGCAAGGCGGCCGTCAACCTCATGAAGCTCACCCTGTTCCGCCAGTACTACGTCGTCGTCATCTGCTACATCTACTTCACCAGAGTGGTGGTCTACGCCCTCGTCACCATAACCTCCTACCGGTACCTGTGGACCAGCGTGCTGGCTGGGGAGCTTGCCACCCTCGCTTTCTATATCTTCACCGGCTTCAGGTTCAGGCCCGAGGCGCACAACCCTTACCTTGCGattgacgacgacgacgaggaggaAGCTGCCGCCGAGGCGCTCAGGCTGGATGACGAGTTCGAATTGTGA
- the LOC135633614 gene encoding beta-carotene isomerase D27, chloroplastic-like, with the protein MELLCMPTAKLPVTKWRGGRSYSFRCAGIAEPAGVPAPMGQKTQYKDGLFEKLFMSLFARKMEKFATSEVSKKNNALWDMDYERFVDVSKRVMIGRSRKQQQEVVREVLLSMLPPGAPAQFRKLFPPTRWAAEFNAALTVPFFHWLVGPSEVIEVEVNGVKQRSGVQIKKCRYLENSGCVGMCVNMCKLPTQDFFTNEFGLPLTMNPNFEDMSCEMVYGQVPPLFEEDAVSKQPCYADMCSVANTNSPVCPKLQ; encoded by the exons ATGGAACTGTTGTGTATGCCCACTGCCAAGCTTCCTGTCACAAAATGGCGTGGTGGACGCAGTTATTCTTTTCGTTGTGCAGGGATAGCCGAGCCAGCAGGTGTTCCGGCACCAATGGGACAGAAGACACAGTATAAAGATGGGCTCTTTGAGAAATTATTCATGTCTCTCTTTGCTCGGAAGATGGAGAAGTTCGCGACCAGTGAAGTGTCGAAGAAAAACAATGCTCTCTGGGATATGGACTACGAAAGATTTGTGGATGTTTCAAAGAGGGTGATGATAGGAAGATCCAGAAAACAGCAGCAGGAGGTGGTGAGGGAGGTTCTCCTATCCATGTTGCCCCCTGGTGCTCCAGCTCAG TTCAGAAAATTGTTTCCTCCTACAAGATGGGCAGCTGAATTTAATGCTGCTTTGACAGTGCCATTCTTTCACTGGTTAGTTGGACCATCTGAG GTTATTGAAGTGGAAGTCAACGGTGTGAAACAAAGAAGCGGAGTACAAATAAAGAAGTGCAG GTACTTGGAGAACAGTGGATGCGTTGGGATGTGTGTGAACATGTGCAAGTTGCCAACTCAAGATTTTTTTACAAACGAATTTGGGCTTCCCTTAACTATGAATCCAA ATTTCGAGGATATGAGCTGTGAAATGGTGTATGGTCAGGTTCCTCCTCTCTTTGAAGAAGATGCTGTTTCAAAGCAGCCTTGCTACGCTGATATGT GTTCTGTGGCCAACACCAACTCTCCAGTCTGTCCTAAACTACAATGA
- the LOC135633613 gene encoding histone H1-like has translation MSAEEGAEVVVAAAAAPAVEEEPVAEAPVDSKPVEEKPGKEKKVRAPKARKEKKPKGSKPSTPSHPPYFEMIKEAILALNEKTGSSAYAIAKFMEEKHKGVLTPNYKKVLAVQLRNFTAKGKLVKVKASFKLAEVGKKDEKKKQKKDERKPVKETKKPNEAARRTRASADATNKATKPSPKGKRTGVKKAKMAAAPKPKQPKSIRSPASKKARKTTA, from the exons ATGTCGGCTGAGGAAGGAGCTGAGGTCGTCGTCGCCGCAGCAGCAGCCCCCGCCGTCGAGGAGGAGCCGGTGGCGGAGGCCCCCGTCGACTCCAAGCCCGTCGAGGAGAAGCCAGGAAAGGAGAAGAAGGTGAGGGCCCCGAAAGCCCGCAAGGAGAAGAAGCCTAAGGGTTCAAAGCCTTCCACACCGTCTCACCCGCCTTATTTCGAG ATGATCAAGGAGGCCATATTAGCCCTGAACGAGAAGACTGGATCGAGTGCTTACGCTATTGCCAAGTTCATGGAGGAGAAGCACAAGGGAGTGCTGACGCCGAACTACAAGAAGGTCTTGGCCGTCCAATTAAGGAATTTTACAGCAAAGGGAAAGCTTGTAAAGGTGAAGGCTTCCTTCAAGCTAGCGGAAGTCGGAAAGAAGGATgagaagaagaaacagaagaagGACGAGAGGAAGCCTGTGAAGGAGACGAAGAAGCCGAACGAAGCTGCAAGGAGGACAAGGGCTTCTGCTGATGCCACAAATAAAGCCACGAAACCTTCTCCCAAGGGGAAGAGAACCGGGGTCAAGAAGGCGAAGATGGCCGCTGCTCCGAAACCGAAGCAGCCCAAGTCCATCAGATCTCCGGCTTCCAAGAAAGCGAGGAAGACCACCGCTTGA